A single genomic interval of Shewanella psychropiezotolerans harbors:
- a CDS encoding alpha/beta fold hydrolase — protein sequence MTFVLLRGLMRDRRHWYGFAQRLAAAGVRVITPDLPGNGTLVEINSPLSISAYADYVWAQIDEVLSEGATREVLEPVCLVGLSMGGMLAMEMAKHKPNRVQRVVFINSSAANLSPWYRRFQLSSLVKSVWGTGRRWLNGELPGVSLLEATVIQLTSECRGDDIKLIQDWSHYRQQGHTSLFNGLRQLVACASFDAPVIDSLPANAPVNSLVNGPESVPVNVIVANRDRLAHPSCGEALAHFYQSKAIYLDDCGHDASLDKPEPLLRLLLELAR from the coding sequence ATGACATTCGTACTACTCAGGGGCTTGATGCGAGACCGCCGTCACTGGTATGGATTTGCTCAACGGCTCGCGGCGGCCGGAGTCCGGGTTATCACGCCAGACTTGCCAGGCAATGGTACCTTGGTTGAGATTAACAGTCCCTTGAGTATCTCAGCCTATGCCGACTATGTCTGGGCGCAGATTGATGAGGTGTTAAGCGAGGGGGCGACAAGGGAAGTGCTCGAGCCTGTCTGTCTGGTAGGGCTTTCTATGGGCGGTATGTTGGCGATGGAAATGGCAAAACATAAACCAAACCGAGTGCAACGAGTGGTGTTTATCAACAGTAGTGCCGCCAATCTATCGCCTTGGTACCGCCGTTTTCAGCTAAGCTCTTTGGTCAAATCAGTCTGGGGGACAGGCAGACGCTGGCTCAACGGAGAACTTCCAGGTGTCAGCTTACTCGAGGCGACAGTTATCCAGCTCACCAGTGAATGCAGGGGCGATGATATTAAGTTGATACAAGACTGGAGTCATTATCGACAACAAGGTCATACTTCTCTATTCAATGGCTTGAGGCAGTTAGTCGCATGTGCCTCGTTTGATGCCCCTGTTATTGACTCTCTCCCTGCGAATGCTCCTGTAAATAGTCTGGTAAATGGTCCTGAGAGTGTCCCTGTGAATGTAATAGTAGCCAATCGAGACAGGCTGGCTCACCCCAGTTGTGGTGAAGCTTTAGCCCATTTTTATCAGAGCAAAGCTATTTACCTGGATGATTGCGGTCATGATGCCAGCTTAGATAAGCCAGAGCCTTTATTGCGCTTGCTATTGGAGCTGGCGAGATAA